One Synergistaceae bacterium genomic region harbors:
- a CDS encoding ABC transporter permease translates to MIRKLFDIIANNAVPAVFIIISAFAIPLSGYSASYLIQELLTRIGRNSFLILSLLIPIMAGMGLNFGMVLGAMAGQIGLLFICDWGIVGIPGMVLACLIGTPIAVVLGIFCGHVMNRAKGREMVTGYILGFFINGVYQMTVLYLMGWIIPITSPTLLLSRGYGIRNAVSLLGIRGILDNLIPTIITGTKDAGQFLSINGAKSFMMIQLPFIEGSIRVPLATLIVIALFCVFIMWFRRTKLGQDMRAIGQSQSVADSAGIAVNRTRIIAIVISTVLACYGQIIYLQNMGTLNTYNSHDQAGMFSIAALLIGGASVSRATIANVFAGVILFHLMFIVAPVAGKNLIGDAQIGEYFRVFVSYGIIAISLVLHAWRRNREKEAARRSLRGNKGGE, encoded by the coding sequence ATGATTCGCAAACTCTTTGACATAATCGCAAACAACGCAGTCCCGGCAGTGTTCATAATAATATCGGCGTTCGCTATTCCTCTTTCGGGATATTCAGCAAGCTATCTAATTCAGGAATTATTGACGCGAATCGGACGTAATTCGTTCCTGATACTGTCGCTTTTGATTCCCATCATGGCCGGAATGGGCTTGAATTTCGGAATGGTACTCGGAGCTATGGCCGGGCAAATTGGACTTCTCTTCATATGCGACTGGGGGATCGTCGGCATTCCCGGGATGGTGCTGGCGTGTCTCATAGGTACTCCGATTGCTGTAGTACTTGGAATTTTCTGCGGCCACGTCATGAACAGGGCGAAAGGGCGCGAAATGGTTACGGGCTACATACTCGGCTTCTTCATCAACGGCGTGTATCAGATGACCGTGCTGTATCTCATGGGCTGGATAATCCCGATCACGAGTCCTACACTGCTTCTTTCGAGGGGCTACGGAATCCGCAACGCTGTGAGCCTGCTGGGCATTCGCGGGATTCTGGACAACCTCATTCCCACAATCATCACAGGGACAAAGGACGCCGGGCAATTCCTCAGCATTAACGGCGCAAAGTCATTCATGATGATTCAGCTTCCGTTCATTGAGGGGTCAATACGAGTCCCGTTAGCGACTCTGATTGTGATTGCGTTGTTCTGCGTGTTCATTATGTGGTTCAGGCGGACAAAGTTAGGGCAGGACATGCGCGCCATAGGCCAGAGTCAGAGCGTTGCAGACAGTGCCGGGATTGCCGTCAACCGCACTCGAATCATCGCCATCGTAATATCAACGGTGCTTGCGTGCTACGGTCAGATAATCTACCTTCAGAACATGGGAACGCTGAACACCTACAACAGCCACGACCAAGCCGGAATGTTCTCGATTGCTGCGTTACTCATCGGAGGAGCGAGCGTCTCACGGGCTACAATCGCCAACGTTTTCGCAGGGGTAATACTCTTTCACCTAATGTTTATCGTTGCGCCTGTTGCGGGGAAAAACCTCATAGGGGACGCGCAAATCGGAGAATATTTCCGGGTCTTTGTGTCTTACGGGATAATAGCAATCTCGCTAGTCCTTCATGCGTGGAGGCGAAACCGTGAGAAGGAAGCAGCCCGGCGCAGTCTTCGCGGGAACAAGGGAGGCGAATAA
- a CDS encoding ABC transporter permease has product MIKRFIQNAGWPRIIIALFLLALFIAAPFVGVRVDTSLSNTLVRFGMNGVMVLAMIPMVQAGCGLNFGLPLGIIAGLLGATLSIEWNTEILAWLSGLGDKYDISWLNDIFVTTWREPLGFASAIIIAIPIAAILGWFYGKLLNRVKGDEMMIATYVGFSSVSFMCIAWLLLPYKHPTMVWGYAGKGLRTTISVEGYWLHVLSDSLALNIQTDDIHLYIPTGMLIFFAVMAVLVWIFMRTKTGTAMTAVGSNPEFARASGVNVDRMRTISVMLSTILGAIGIIVYEQSFGFIQLYMGPFYMALPAVASILLGGASVNKAGILNVIVGTFLFQGILTMTPSVINSYLQTDMSEVIRLIVSNGMILYALTRKVRAGR; this is encoded by the coding sequence ATGATAAAGAGATTCATACAGAATGCGGGATGGCCGAGAATAATAATTGCGCTGTTCCTGCTTGCGCTGTTTATCGCCGCTCCGTTCGTGGGCGTGAGGGTAGACACGTCGCTGTCAAACACCCTTGTTCGTTTCGGCATGAACGGCGTTATGGTGCTTGCGATGATACCGATGGTGCAGGCGGGGTGCGGTCTGAATTTCGGCCTGCCTCTGGGAATTATTGCGGGGCTTCTCGGCGCAACGCTCTCGATTGAGTGGAACACGGAGATTTTAGCGTGGCTTTCAGGGCTTGGAGACAAATACGATATTTCGTGGCTCAATGATATTTTTGTTACGACATGGCGGGAGCCTCTCGGATTTGCCTCAGCAATAATCATAGCTATACCAATCGCGGCGATTCTCGGCTGGTTCTACGGGAAATTGCTGAACCGCGTGAAGGGCGATGAGATGATGATAGCTACATACGTGGGTTTCTCGTCAGTCTCCTTCATGTGCATAGCGTGGCTGCTTCTCCCGTACAAACATCCCACTATGGTATGGGGCTATGCGGGCAAGGGCTTGCGTACAACAATCAGCGTTGAGGGCTACTGGCTTCACGTACTGAGCGACTCACTTGCGCTGAACATTCAGACCGATGATATTCACCTCTATATACCTACGGGAATGCTGATATTCTTTGCGGTGATGGCGGTGCTTGTGTGGATATTCATGCGGACGAAAACGGGCACGGCCATGACTGCGGTAGGCTCTAACCCTGAATTTGCGCGGGCTTCCGGCGTTAATGTCGACAGAATGCGGACGATCTCCGTAATGCTCTCTACAATTCTCGGCGCGATCGGGATTATCGTCTACGAACAGAGTTTCGGCTTCATTCAATTGTACATGGGACCGTTCTACATGGCACTTCCTGCTGTAGCGTCAATACTGCTTGGAGGGGCAAGCGTCAACAAGGCCGGAATCCTGAATGTCATTGTCGGGACGTTCCTGTTTCAGGGAATTTTGACGATGACACCCAGCGTAATCAACAGCTATCTTCAGACGGACATGTCAGAAGTCATACGTTTAATCGTGAGCAACGGAATGATTCTGTATGCTCTCACAAGAAAGGTGCGTGCCGGAAGATGA
- a CDS encoding sugar ABC transporter ATP-binding protein, translated as MSENNIPLLQLEHIGKEFYGNRVLSDISFNINAGEIIGLVGENGAGKSTLLNILFGMPVISSTGGHEGALFVDGKKVDFTSPNQALAHGIGMVHQEFSLIPGFTATENILLNREVLNGSSMSYLFSDRVSTLNREAMNDRASSAIHTLGVNISPDMIVSEMPVGYKQFIEIAREIDRKNTRLLFLDEPTAVLTETEAEILITALKKLARSGIAIVFISHRLSEVKALCSRILVLRDGRLITDQPAENLSARQIASLMVGRESEKKIDLQKTPEPSAEIETENAEGTPVKKKKKIRPALKVEHLWVDMPGETVRDVSFEVMKGEIFGIGGLAGHGKLGIPNGIMGLYPAGGKVRIFGRSLALNKPRAALGRKMAFVSEDRRGVGLLLDEPLDWNITFTAMQTQGRFLLGIPYIFQVRNELAMRKEARKYIDSLNIKCTGPGQLAGELSGGNQQKVCLAKAFVLRPNILLICEPTRGIDIGAKSIVLDTLKEYNRENGTTIIITSSELEELRSVCNRVAIVDEGRIAGILPASSPAEDFGMLMMGQTHQEEGEESA; from the coding sequence TTGTCGGAAAACAATATCCCATTATTACAGCTTGAACACATCGGCAAGGAATTTTACGGCAACCGCGTTTTGTCTGATATATCGTTCAACATCAACGCAGGTGAAATTATCGGTCTTGTCGGCGAAAACGGAGCAGGGAAATCCACCCTTCTCAACATACTTTTCGGAATGCCGGTAATCTCATCGACAGGCGGCCATGAAGGAGCGTTGTTTGTTGACGGGAAGAAAGTCGATTTCACGTCCCCGAATCAGGCACTCGCTCACGGTATCGGAATGGTACATCAGGAATTTTCACTCATTCCCGGTTTCACAGCAACAGAAAATATTTTGCTGAATCGTGAAGTCCTCAATGGCTCATCAATGAGCTACCTATTCAGCGACAGAGTCTCAACGCTTAACCGCGAGGCCATGAATGACCGCGCAAGCTCGGCGATTCACACGCTTGGAGTCAACATAAGCCCCGACATGATTGTTAGTGAAATGCCCGTAGGCTATAAGCAGTTCATAGAGATAGCAAGAGAGATTGACAGAAAGAATACCCGTCTGCTGTTTCTCGATGAGCCTACAGCGGTTTTGACGGAGACGGAAGCCGAAATTTTGATTACAGCCCTCAAGAAATTGGCGCGCTCAGGAATCGCGATTGTGTTCATTTCCCACAGACTGAGCGAGGTTAAAGCGTTGTGCAGCCGTATTCTTGTTCTCAGGGACGGAAGACTAATCACAGACCAGCCCGCCGAAAATCTTTCAGCCCGTCAGATAGCTTCATTGATGGTTGGGCGCGAGAGCGAGAAGAAAATTGACCTTCAGAAAACCCCGGAGCCGTCAGCAGAAATTGAGACAGAAAACGCAGAAGGGACTCCCGTCAAAAAGAAAAAGAAAATCCGTCCCGCGCTCAAAGTCGAGCATTTGTGGGTCGATATGCCCGGCGAAACTGTGCGTGATGTCTCGTTCGAGGTCATGAAGGGGGAAATTTTCGGGATTGGCGGACTCGCGGGGCATGGCAAGCTCGGTATCCCAAACGGCATTATGGGACTCTATCCTGCCGGAGGGAAGGTGCGAATATTCGGGCGTTCGCTGGCTCTCAACAAACCGCGAGCGGCATTAGGGCGGAAAATGGCATTTGTCAGCGAGGACAGGCGCGGAGTCGGACTCCTTCTTGATGAGCCGCTAGACTGGAACATTACTTTTACGGCCATGCAGACGCAGGGAAGATTCCTTCTCGGCATTCCGTATATCTTCCAGGTACGCAACGAGTTAGCGATGAGGAAGGAAGCCCGGAAATATATCGACAGCCTCAACATTAAATGCACCGGGCCGGGTCAGCTTGCGGGCGAATTGTCCGGCGGGAATCAGCAGAAAGTGTGTCTCGCAAAAGCATTTGTGTTACGTCCGAATATCCTGCTGATTTGCGAACCGACACGGGGAATCGACATAGGCGCAAAGTCCATCGTTCTTGACACGCTCAAAGAGTACAACCGCGAGAACGGCACAACGATAATCATCACAAGCTCCGAACTTGAAGAACTGCGGAGCGTCTGCAACAGAGTCGCGATTGTTGACGAGGGGAGAATCGCGGGGATATTGCCTGCGTCGAGTCCGGCTGAAGATTTCGGAATGCTGATGATGGGTCAGACACATCAAGAGGAGGGAGAAGAGTCAGCATGA
- a CDS encoding DUF3798 domain-containing protein, which produces MLVCSLFVCASFAAEPAKFHIGIMTGTVSQSEDDLRGAELMIQKYGDAKDGGMIVHITYPDNFPSEQETTISQIVGLADDPLMKVIVVNQAVPGTAEGFRRVREKRNDILLLAGEPHEDPGVITEAADIATHTDHIGRGYTIPLGAQKMGAKTFVHISFPRHMSYETLGLRRAIMEEACKDLGIKFVFETAPDPTSDVGMAGAQQYILENMPAWIEKYGKDAAFFCTNDGHTEPLLRQVAALGGYFVEADLPSPLMGYPGALGIDLSKEQGDWPAILKKVEDAVVKAGGGKRMGTWAYSWGYTTTAALAEYGKRYVEGTFTNKLGTAQALKEMREAYDVFCPGAHWGASYFTEAATGVKNTKFILLRQDTYVLGGGYLGLADVEIPEKYFHIRMTPPTAE; this is translated from the coding sequence ATGCTTGTGTGCTCGTTGTTCGTATGCGCGTCATTTGCCGCAGAGCCTGCAAAGTTCCACATCGGAATAATGACCGGGACAGTCTCGCAGTCAGAAGACGACCTCAGAGGCGCGGAGCTTATGATTCAGAAATACGGCGATGCGAAAGACGGCGGAATGATCGTTCACATCACTTACCCGGACAATTTCCCGTCAGAGCAGGAAACCACGATAAGCCAGATTGTCGGGCTTGCTGATGACCCACTGATGAAGGTTATCGTTGTCAACCAGGCTGTACCCGGAACGGCTGAGGGATTCAGGAGAGTCCGCGAAAAGAGGAATGATATTCTCCTCCTTGCGGGTGAGCCTCACGAGGACCCCGGCGTTATCACAGAGGCGGCAGACATTGCGACTCACACTGACCACATCGGCAGGGGCTACACGATTCCGCTCGGTGCTCAGAAGATGGGCGCAAAAACATTCGTTCACATTTCCTTCCCCCGTCATATGAGCTATGAGACACTCGGACTCAGACGCGCTATCATGGAGGAAGCCTGCAAGGATCTGGGAATCAAATTCGTGTTCGAGACAGCCCCCGACCCTACAAGCGATGTAGGCATGGCCGGGGCGCAGCAGTATATTCTTGAGAACATGCCCGCATGGATCGAGAAATACGGCAAGGACGCGGCATTTTTCTGCACGAATGACGGACATACAGAGCCGCTGCTCCGTCAGGTTGCGGCACTCGGCGGATATTTCGTTGAGGCTGACTTGCCCTCGCCTTTGATGGGTTACCCCGGCGCATTAGGTATTGACCTCTCGAAAGAGCAGGGAGACTGGCCCGCAATCCTCAAGAAAGTTGAAGACGCTGTAGTGAAGGCCGGAGGCGGCAAACGCATGGGAACATGGGCATATTCATGGGGCTACACGACAACGGCGGCACTTGCTGAATACGGCAAACGCTACGTTGAGGGAACATTCACGAACAAGCTCGGAACTGCTCAGGCGTTGAAGGAAATGCGCGAGGCTTATGATGTTTTCTGCCCGGGCGCACACTGGGGCGCAAGCTATTTCACAGAAGCCGCAACAGGCGTGAAGAACACGAAATTTATCCTTCTCAGGCAGGACACATATGTGTTAGGCGGAGGGTATCTCGGACTGGCTGATGTCGAAATCCCCGAAAAGTATTTCCATATCCGCATGACCCCTCCTACAGCAGAGTAG
- a CDS encoding helix-turn-helix transcriptional regulator — translation MIDGLILKELRREKGLSQEELGGLVGTDGNVVSRWERGSSTPSLYYMHKLSEVFDRPIDYLMKGESADIKERSVTENKGVLIFETGDQRLEVPATLAFAKQFWERVDRMINNSMAAKQ, via the coding sequence GTGATTGACGGCCTAATCCTAAAAGAACTCAGAAGGGAAAAAGGACTCAGCCAAGAAGAATTAGGCGGCTTAGTCGGCACTGACGGCAACGTCGTATCACGCTGGGAGCGCGGCTCTTCAACGCCAAGCCTTTATTACATGCATAAGTTATCAGAAGTCTTTGACAGGCCGATTGATTATCTCATGAAGGGCGAAAGTGCCGACATTAAAGAACGCTCCGTAACAGAAAACAAAGGAGTCCTCATCTTTGAGACTGGAGACCAGAGACTCGAAGTCCCAGCCACCCTCGCATTCGCAAAACAATTCTGGGAGCGCGTAGACAGAATGATCAACAACAGCATGGCCGCAAAGCAGTGA
- a CDS encoding leucine-rich repeat domain-containing protein: MRKKLAGIVGVVMLILMVVCAGAWATTLRYNEEDQQWRDLEVQQVPWRSGNDPDNDYYGTNCFALVKWIVEIEGRGIINSYTNYGRVLDDYTGGQLVAQHLNDQKNAYPTAETVRADFSKAHLGDVVQMRWKYSKSTQHTAMINGFDDNGVYFFQSHVSGTNVKKIKNSYYSYADLAQRYSNAGSQGGYSIYYFASPVPDNTRARDKVVAYAWEIYNFKWYASQPILKHNAEYTGPRWVRGIPYTLYGTGDTFEQYKNLIDKNNEGVNNGLYDIVTYNIWTGESRTSMKHGMACATFVTTCIMQGFPNNAGLSMQPAIEFHTKNGWKDYVSVGSQSYDGYKRLQKGDYLDNFSSHVILVIDNHVGTGNGDSYIEYIDQTPVWDENNDIGTHKGTYYYSSLSSKGYRPMYVNYPGDSGGVPIDSAHFPDNYFREYVKNFDTNGDGYFSQSELDAVTEMWEENGPHPDNGNPNNGNYGYEWIKIESIEGIKLFRNLKSLCVYRDNIKEIDLSGMEHLERLYCYGNENDEGYGNRLTKLNLKNCSSLQELRCQNNQIKTLDLSGMDKLTLLWCWNNKIETLNLKGCKSLPELWARDNKLTSFNAEGCDSLKKAYLWNNSFTGFGQGSNYMPALEVLNLAGCSSMTGLNLTDYKNLKELHINDCSSLEWVDTSYSPNIANTVNTSGCNSLLTFDREPGVKVTGTAPTITTNSLPDAYVGKSYSATVSSSGTGSGNERIFFWIENGSDAHSNGFRLRNYKGNITGTPKQESNSMKITVRASNYVGETSKTFTVKVMPEITAPSITTTNLPDAYYGEEYNARISATGTVPIRYTIGVGTYSCGFLIDGKNPVFPSTTE; this comes from the coding sequence ATGAGAAAGAAACTTGCGGGAATTGTCGGTGTGGTTATGCTGATCCTAATGGTGGTATGTGCGGGAGCATGGGCTACTACTCTTAGGTATAACGAAGAAGACCAGCAATGGCGTGATCTCGAAGTCCAGCAAGTACCATGGCGATCTGGCAATGATCCAGATAATGACTACTACGGTACAAACTGTTTTGCATTAGTCAAATGGATTGTGGAAATTGAAGGACGTGGAATAATAAATTCTTATACGAATTACGGCCGTGTCCTTGACGATTACACAGGCGGGCAGCTCGTGGCACAGCACCTTAACGACCAGAAAAATGCGTACCCTACGGCTGAAACAGTGAGGGCAGATTTCTCAAAGGCTCATTTGGGCGATGTCGTTCAGATGCGGTGGAAATACTCCAAATCAACCCAACACACTGCAATGATTAACGGTTTCGATGACAATGGGGTATATTTCTTCCAATCGCACGTGAGCGGTACAAACGTGAAGAAAATCAAGAACAGCTACTATTCATATGCAGACCTTGCACAGCGTTACTCAAATGCAGGAAGTCAGGGAGGCTATTCCATATATTATTTCGCCTCGCCAGTACCAGACAACACCAGAGCAAGGGACAAGGTAGTTGCGTATGCTTGGGAGATATACAATTTCAAATGGTACGCGTCTCAGCCTATACTGAAGCATAATGCAGAATATACAGGCCCAAGATGGGTAAGAGGAATTCCTTATACTCTGTACGGGACGGGCGACACGTTCGAGCAGTACAAGAATCTTATCGATAAAAACAATGAAGGTGTAAACAATGGTTTGTATGACATTGTTACGTATAATATCTGGACAGGCGAAAGCAGAACCAGTATGAAACACGGCATGGCATGCGCAACCTTTGTAACAACTTGCATAATGCAGGGTTTCCCTAATAATGCAGGTCTTTCCATGCAGCCAGCAATAGAATTTCATACAAAGAACGGCTGGAAGGATTACGTTTCCGTAGGAAGTCAAAGTTACGATGGATATAAGAGACTTCAAAAGGGTGATTATCTCGACAATTTCTCAAGCCACGTAATACTGGTTATCGATAATCATGTAGGCACTGGTAACGGAGACAGCTACATAGAATACATCGACCAGACTCCTGTATGGGATGAGAATAACGATATCGGGACACACAAGGGAACGTATTATTATTCCAGCTTGTCTTCAAAAGGTTACAGACCCATGTACGTTAATTATCCCGGAGATTCTGGTGGCGTACCGATAGACTCCGCGCACTTCCCGGATAATTACTTCCGCGAGTATGTCAAAAACTTTGATACCAACGGCGATGGTTATTTCTCACAAAGCGAACTCGATGCTGTAACCGAAATGTGGGAGGAGAATGGCCCTCACCCTGATAACGGCAATCCCAATAACGGGAACTACGGGTACGAATGGATAAAGATCGAGAGCATTGAAGGTATAAAACTGTTCAGGAACCTCAAATCTTTATGCGTTTACAGGGACAACATCAAAGAGATTGATTTGAGCGGCATGGAACATCTCGAAAGACTGTACTGCTACGGAAATGAGAATGATGAAGGGTATGGAAATAGGCTGACTAAGCTCAACTTGAAGAACTGCTCCTCACTGCAAGAGCTTAGATGTCAAAACAACCAGATAAAAACCCTGGACCTCAGCGGTATGGATAAGCTGACATTGTTATGGTGCTGGAACAACAAAATTGAAACACTTAACCTCAAAGGGTGCAAGTCTCTTCCTGAGCTTTGGGCAAGGGATAACAAGCTGACCAGCTTTAACGCTGAAGGATGCGACAGCCTCAAGAAAGCATACTTGTGGAACAACAGCTTCACGGGCTTCGGCCAAGGTTCAAATTATATGCCGGCACTTGAAGTCTTGAATTTAGCAGGATGTTCATCCATGACAGGCCTGAACCTTACGGATTATAAAAACCTCAAGGAGCTTCACATCAATGACTGTTCGTCTCTTGAGTGGGTCGATACGAGCTATTCCCCGAACATAGCAAATACCGTAAACACAAGCGGATGCAACAGCTTATTGACTTTTGACCGTGAACCAGGCGTTAAAGTAACAGGCACTGCACCTACCATAACGACAAATTCACTGCCAGATGCCTACGTTGGAAAATCCTACAGCGCAACAGTCAGTTCATCAGGAACGGGCTCAGGCAACGAGAGAATATTCTTCTGGATTGAGAACGGCTCGGACGCACATTCAAACGGTTTCAGGTTGCGGAATTATAAGGGGAATATTACAGGTACTCCGAAGCAAGAAAGCAACTCCATGAAGATTACCGTAAGAGCCTCGAATTATGTCGGCGAAACCTCGAAGACATTCACTGTAAAGGTAATGCCGGAGATAACCGCACCGTCAATCACAACAACAAACCTCCCTGACGCATATTATGGCGAGGAATATAACGCTAGAATTTCTGCAACAGGTACAGTACCTATACGCTATACCATTGGCGTAGGAACATATAGCTGTGGGTTCCTAATCGATGGTAAAAATCCGGTGTTTCCAAGCACAACGGAATAA
- a CDS encoding putative Ig domain-containing protein, with product METKTIPITLYNLPVINDLFKNGKTRESYSDYVTVSGGKSPYTWTKESGTIPPGLSMSPSGNSLYLQDTPSEAGTYNFSLRVKDANGKTASKSFAVTIATAPTITTAAKLPNGAIKQAYSQTLSATGTPSITWTKTGGIIPPGLTLSNAGKISGTLTKAGTYSFTVKASNSAGNDSRTFTIIITQPTISGTFPKGVVKAKYTGSVTVSGGTAPYTWKNSGTIPTGLKLTYSGNKATLSGTPTKAGTFTFKLTATDKNKAAVTKSFTVTITKPAISGTFANGVVKAKYTGSVTVSGGTASYTWKNSGTIPTGLKIKYSGNKATLSGTPTKAGTFTFKLTATDKNKAAVTKSFTVKITQPAISGTFANGVVKAKYTSSVTVSGGTAPYTWKNSGTIPTGLKIKYSGNKATLSGTPTKAGTFTFKLTATDKNKAVVSKSFTVKITEAKSSGKSSSGNGATSLYAESLTGQADSVGETPQIPSSPTDQTGLAGTGDTAVNLSADLEIVSDDILESYEGRDSDLVKVRENTPLRFTVSNWGANVSTITVYVNDNPVDSTVSGGGLFTLPAEIVSGDFKVSAKAQSEAGEIETNELYIIAE from the coding sequence ATGGAAACAAAAACCATCCCTATTACGCTATATAACCTTCCTGTTATCAACGATTTATTCAAAAACGGCAAAACAAGAGAGTCATATTCCGACTATGTAACAGTCAGCGGGGGAAAATCGCCGTATACATGGACGAAAGAAAGTGGCACAATTCCTCCGGGTCTGAGCATGAGTCCTTCAGGAAACAGCCTGTATCTCCAGGACACTCCGTCAGAAGCAGGAACGTATAATTTCTCGCTTAGGGTTAAGGACGCAAACGGCAAGACCGCCTCAAAGTCATTCGCGGTTACTATTGCAACAGCACCGACAATCACAACAGCGGCTAAACTTCCTAATGGCGCGATTAAGCAGGCGTATTCCCAGACTCTTAGCGCGACAGGAACACCGTCTATAACATGGACAAAAACGGGCGGGATTATTCCTCCGGGACTCACTCTGAGCAATGCCGGGAAAATTTCAGGCACTCTGACAAAAGCGGGGACTTACTCATTCACAGTAAAGGCTTCAAACTCTGCCGGAAACGATTCGAGAACGTTCACCATAATCATCACTCAGCCGACAATATCAGGGACATTCCCTAAGGGCGTTGTGAAGGCAAAATATACAGGCTCCGTAACTGTCAGCGGGGGAACTGCGCCTTACACGTGGAAAAATTCAGGGACTATTCCCACAGGGTTAAAGCTCACGTATTCCGGCAACAAGGCTACATTATCCGGGACTCCCACAAAGGCAGGGACTTTCACGTTCAAGCTGACCGCTACCGACAAGAACAAGGCCGCTGTAACTAAGTCCTTCACCGTAACCATCACAAAGCCAGCTATTTCCGGGACATTCGCCAATGGTGTCGTGAAGGCAAAATATACAGGCTCCGTAACTGTCAGCGGAGGAACTGCGTCTTACACGTGGAAAAACTCAGGGACAATTCCGACCGGGCTGAAGATTAAGTATTCCGGCAACAAGGCTACACTCTCAGGCACTCCCACAAAGGCCGGGACTTTCACGTTCAAGCTGACAGCTACCGACAAGAACAAGGCCGCCGTAACAAAGTCCTTCACGGTCAAAATCACACAGCCAGCTATTTCCGGGACATTCGCCAATGGTGTCGTGAAGGCAAAATATACCAGCTCCGTAACTGTCAGCGGAGGCACTGCGCCTTATACGTGGAAAAATTCAGGGACAATTCCCACAGGGCTGAAGATTAAGTATTCCGGCAACAAGGCTACATTATCCGGGACTCCCACAAAGGCAGGGACGTTCACATTCAAGCTGACTGCTACCGACAAGAACAAGGCCGTCGTCAGCAAGTCCTTCACCGTCAAGATCACGGAGGCGAAATCATCAGGCAAATCATCATCTGGGAACGGCGCAACATCACTGTACGCAGAGTCCTTAACCGGGCAGGCTGACTCAGTCGGCGAGACTCCGCAAATCCCCTCATCGCCCACAGATCAGACAGGACTCGCAGGAACAGGAGACACCGCCGTAAATCTCTCCGCAGACCTCGAAATCGTCAGCGATGACATTCTCGAATCATACGAGGGAAGAGACAGCGATCTCGTGAAAGTCCGTGAGAATACGCCGCTTAGATTCACCGTCAGCAACTGGGGCGCGAATGTCTCAACTATTACCGTTTACGTTAACGACAATCCCGTGGACAGCACAGTTTCAGGCGGGGGATTATTCACGCTTCCTGCCGAAATTGTGAGCGGTGATTTCAAGGTCAGCGCAAAAGCTCAGTCAGAAGCAGGCGAAATCGAAACCAACGAACTCTACATAATCGCGGAATAA